One segment of Stenotrophomonas sp. SAU14A_NAIMI4_8 DNA contains the following:
- the mnmA gene encoding tRNA 2-thiouridine(34) synthase MnmA — protein MSSPRVMVGVSGGVDSSVAAWRLVQQGEAVAGLFMQNWADDGSGDCRAEDDRRDAVAVCGLLGIPFHFRDFSSEYWQGVFEHFLAEYAAGRTPNPDVLCNREVKFKHFLDAARELGAERIATGHYARVAQRGQQWLLLRGADRSKDQSYFLHQLGQAQLAATLFPIGDLEKSDLRRIARDVALPTHAKKDSTGICFIGERDFREFLGRYLPARPGQILDPADGSVIAEHPGVFYFTLGQREGLNIGGVRGRPAAPWYVVGKDVSSNVLYVDQDRESPWMLSNRLRSETAHWIAGAPPARRFECTAQTRYRQPDEPCVVSVLDDGSVLVTFARPQRAVTPGQSLVLYDGEVCLGGAVIAATDAPLEQRLRTTPSPFEVIAA, from the coding sequence ATGAGCAGCCCACGGGTGATGGTGGGGGTGTCTGGCGGCGTGGATTCATCGGTGGCCGCCTGGCGCCTGGTGCAGCAGGGCGAGGCCGTGGCCGGTCTGTTCATGCAGAACTGGGCCGACGATGGCAGCGGCGATTGCCGCGCCGAGGACGACCGCCGCGACGCCGTGGCAGTCTGCGGGCTGCTGGGCATTCCGTTTCACTTCCGCGATTTTTCCAGCGAGTACTGGCAGGGCGTGTTCGAGCACTTCCTCGCCGAGTACGCGGCCGGCCGCACCCCCAACCCGGACGTGCTGTGCAACCGCGAGGTGAAGTTCAAGCACTTCCTGGACGCCGCCCGCGAGCTGGGCGCCGAACGCATCGCCACCGGCCACTACGCCCGCGTGGCCCAGCGCGGCCAGCAATGGCTGCTGCTGCGCGGTGCCGACCGCAGCAAGGACCAGAGCTACTTCCTGCACCAGCTGGGGCAGGCGCAGCTGGCCGCGACCCTGTTCCCGATTGGTGACCTGGAAAAGAGCGATCTGCGCCGCATCGCCCGCGACGTCGCCCTGCCCACCCATGCCAAGAAGGATTCCACCGGCATCTGCTTCATTGGCGAGCGCGATTTCCGCGAGTTCCTGGGCCGCTACCTGCCCGCGCGCCCGGGCCAGATCCTGGACCCGGCCGATGGCAGCGTGATTGCCGAGCACCCCGGCGTGTTCTATTTCACCCTGGGCCAGCGTGAGGGCCTGAACATCGGCGGCGTGCGCGGTCGCCCGGCCGCGCCCTGGTACGTGGTGGGCAAGGATGTGTCCAGCAACGTGCTGTACGTGGACCAGGACCGGGAAAGCCCGTGGATGCTGTCCAACCGCCTGCGCTCGGAAACCGCGCACTGGATTGCCGGCGCGCCGCCGGCCCGGCGCTTCGAATGCACGGCACAGACCCGCTACCGCCAGCCCGATGAACCGTGCGTGGTATCGGTGCTGGACGATGGCAGCGTGCTGGTCACCTTCGCCCGGCCGCAGCGCGCCGTCACCCCCGGCCAGTCGCTGGTGCTGTATGACGGTGAGGTCTGCCTGGGCGGTGCGGTGATCGCCGCCACCGATGCGCCGCTGGAACAGCGCCTGCGCACCACCCCTTCTCCTTTCGAGGTAATTGCTGCATGA
- a CDS encoding methyl-accepting chemotaxis protein, which translates to MYSRIFIRLAAPLALTLLLPFAIGFEWPAALRWAILTTMTLSWLGFAWWTTRAQAHRSPEHARVLREQDQLLTELRSFVGNEIDGSRGEVERARDLIRQAVSSLGGSFDAMNRKSRQQSQALSRIVDRAGDEGSAGLDVARFAQHASNRMEQLVEALEQVSGQSSTTVQHIDQMAQHLDGIFALLEDVKSIADQTNLLALNAAIEAARAGEAGRGFAVVADEVRNLSERSTTFNEQIRKLAHSSKDAIAKVRETVSHMASRDMDRSREARQEAATMLDNVAQINASLGDGMREVSECARSIDGSVAEAVRALQFEDIATQALGGVHTHLDRLTAINREAVALQELLHRNGGVFDEEIATALQRTGNRLRDLRSEWERPPHKPVAQQNMGAGTVELF; encoded by the coding sequence ATGTACTCACGCATTTTCATCCGTCTGGCCGCCCCCCTGGCTCTGACCCTGCTGCTCCCTTTCGCCATCGGTTTCGAATGGCCGGCCGCCCTGCGCTGGGCGATCCTGACCACGATGACGCTGAGCTGGCTCGGCTTCGCGTGGTGGACCACCCGTGCCCAGGCCCATCGTTCCCCGGAACATGCCCGTGTCCTGCGTGAGCAGGACCAGCTGCTGACCGAACTGCGCAGCTTCGTCGGCAACGAGATCGACGGTTCGCGTGGCGAAGTCGAACGCGCCCGTGACCTGATCCGCCAGGCCGTGTCCAGCCTGGGTGGCAGCTTCGATGCCATGAACCGCAAGTCCCGCCAGCAGAGCCAGGCCCTGTCGCGCATCGTCGACCGCGCTGGCGATGAAGGCAGTGCCGGCCTCGACGTGGCCCGCTTCGCCCAGCACGCCAGCAACCGCATGGAACAGCTGGTGGAAGCGCTGGAACAGGTGAGCGGCCAGAGCAGCACCACCGTGCAGCACATCGACCAGATGGCGCAGCACCTGGACGGCATCTTCGCCCTGCTGGAAGACGTCAAGTCGATTGCCGACCAGACCAACCTGCTGGCGCTGAACGCGGCCATCGAAGCAGCCCGTGCCGGCGAAGCCGGTCGTGGTTTCGCGGTGGTGGCCGACGAAGTGCGCAATCTGTCCGAGCGCTCGACCACCTTCAACGAACAGATCCGCAAGCTGGCGCACAGTTCCAAGGACGCCATTGCCAAGGTGCGCGAGACCGTCTCGCACATGGCCTCGCGCGATATGGACCGGTCCCGCGAAGCGCGCCAGGAAGCGGCAACCATGCTCGACAACGTGGCGCAGATCAACGCGTCGCTGGGCGATGGCATGCGCGAAGTCTCCGAATGCGCCCGTTCGATCGACGGCAGCGTGGCCGAGGCCGTGCGCGCCCTGCAGTTCGAAGACATCGCCACCCAGGCCCTGGGCGGCGTGCACACCCACCTGGATCGCCTGACCGCGATCAACCGTGAGGCCGTGGCCCTGCAGGAGCTGCTGCACCGCAATGGCGGCGTGTTCGACGAAGAGATCGCCACCGCCCTGCAGCGCACCGGCAACCGCCTGCGCGACCTGCGCAGCGAATGGGAACGTCCGCCGCACAAGCCGGTTGCCCAGCAGAACATGGGCGCCGGTACGGTCGAGCTGTTCTGA
- a CDS encoding EAL domain-containing protein, protein MDQGIIASLLQHPLASALVIVDRSGRPLAANPAAREHGLPATLAAYAPMLEDLRLLAADGGIVPCSLPGGPQGHYDGHLRAVHDGSGNLLAFTLSVPEPVPLTGGGRWALALESAGHSLWDWDIPTDRVLRTPALGDESATEMLGRVHPDDIADVRAVLDEHLRGHSEQYSAQFRFRQGDGHWRWVLDRGRVVARTADGQPLRMVGTHTDIEQQKQLEALLQEQQLHLSEAQRIASMGSWSFDPQNHRFWWSPELRSLLALEQGSVPGQRRWLKQLHPRSRGALRAAWRRLWRDGRAANLDLELTRGSEPSQHLRLWMQPLLDMEGQPKRLLGQVQNITEQHQTDALIRWRTELLNRVSALGRIGGCEIEVSTRHMQWTEECYRIHGLRKEPITLDQALALYTEDSRNAFEAALGRISNGGLPEQLDLCFYRQSGLRVWVQVLIELDRRDGLPARYVVLFRDITREREASERIELLAHYDLLTGLPNRVLLGEQTAEAIEEARDRGTSLAMLFIDLDGFKNINDSFGHATGDALLKAAATRLHQNLRNNDLFGRFSGDEFIVVLRDLAEPEDAGHVARKLIGSLAEPLRRGDTTLKVGASVGIAMLGESQTDFDSLLRAADAAMYAAKEAGRNTYQYYSQDALARIQRRLEIEHGLHGAIEREEFSLAYQPLLHAHNGEPPAIEALLRWHRPGIGYCSPAEFIPIAEKCGEIVRIGDWVLNEACRQAAAWDRAGLCFERVAVNVSAVQLRDRGFAERVIEICHAHGWPPQRLELELTESALIRDTDILRHCFDVLERHGVPLAVDDFGTGFSNLNYLNRFPVGRLKIDRSFVQGMLHDSGTAEVTQAIVHLGHALGMKVVAEGVETHQEEDMLRRQGCDEIQGYLYSRPLSPRDLAQWLRQQHAGSEVALAR, encoded by the coding sequence GTGGACCAAGGGATCATCGCCAGCCTGCTGCAGCATCCGCTCGCGTCGGCACTGGTCATCGTCGACCGCAGTGGCCGCCCGCTGGCGGCCAATCCGGCCGCGCGCGAACATGGGCTGCCGGCCACCTTGGCGGCCTATGCCCCCATGCTGGAAGACCTGCGCCTGCTGGCGGCCGACGGCGGCATCGTGCCGTGCTCGCTGCCCGGCGGGCCGCAGGGGCACTACGACGGCCACCTGCGCGCCGTGCACGATGGCAGCGGCAACCTGCTGGCCTTCACCCTCAGCGTGCCTGAACCGGTACCACTGACCGGCGGCGGGCGCTGGGCACTGGCCCTGGAAAGTGCTGGCCACAGCCTGTGGGACTGGGATATTCCCACCGACCGCGTGCTGCGCACGCCCGCCCTTGGCGACGAAAGCGCTACCGAGATGCTGGGCCGGGTCCACCCGGACGATATCGCCGATGTGCGCGCGGTGCTGGACGAGCACCTGCGCGGGCACAGCGAGCAGTACAGCGCGCAGTTCCGCTTCCGCCAGGGCGATGGCCATTGGCGCTGGGTGCTGGATCGCGGCCGGGTGGTGGCGCGTACCGCCGACGGCCAGCCGCTGCGCATGGTCGGCACCCATACCGATATCGAACAGCAGAAGCAGCTGGAAGCACTGCTGCAGGAACAGCAGCTGCACCTGAGCGAGGCCCAGCGCATCGCCAGCATGGGCAGCTGGTCGTTCGATCCGCAGAACCACCGGTTCTGGTGGTCGCCGGAGCTGCGCTCGCTGCTGGCGCTGGAGCAGGGCAGCGTGCCCGGCCAGCGGCGCTGGCTGAAGCAACTGCATCCGCGCTCGCGCGGTGCGCTGCGCGCTGCATGGCGTCGCCTGTGGCGCGACGGCCGGGCGGCCAACCTGGACCTGGAACTGACCCGTGGCAGCGAGCCCTCGCAGCACCTGCGCCTGTGGATGCAGCCGCTGCTGGACATGGAAGGGCAGCCCAAGCGCCTGCTCGGCCAGGTGCAGAACATCACCGAACAACACCAGACCGACGCGCTGATCCGCTGGCGCACCGAGCTGCTCAATCGCGTGTCGGCGCTGGGGCGTATTGGCGGCTGCGAAATCGAAGTGTCCACGCGGCACATGCAGTGGACCGAGGAGTGCTACCGCATCCACGGCCTGCGCAAGGAACCGATCACGCTGGACCAAGCGCTGGCGCTCTACACCGAGGACTCGCGCAACGCGTTCGAGGCCGCGCTGGGCCGTATCTCCAATGGCGGGCTGCCCGAGCAGCTGGACCTGTGCTTCTACCGCCAATCCGGCCTGCGCGTGTGGGTGCAGGTGCTGATCGAGCTGGATCGCCGCGACGGCCTGCCGGCCCGCTACGTGGTCCTGTTCCGTGACATCACCCGCGAACGCGAGGCCAGCGAGCGCATCGAACTGCTGGCCCACTACGACCTGCTGACCGGCCTGCCCAACCGGGTGCTGCTGGGCGAGCAGACCGCCGAAGCCATCGAAGAGGCGCGCGACCGTGGCACCTCGCTGGCCATGCTGTTCATCGATCTGGACGGCTTCAAGAACATCAACGACAGCTTCGGCCACGCCACCGGCGATGCGCTGCTGAAGGCCGCTGCCACCCGCCTGCACCAGAACCTGCGCAACAACGATCTGTTCGGCCGCTTCAGTGGTGACGAATTCATCGTGGTGCTGCGCGACCTGGCCGAGCCGGAGGATGCCGGCCATGTGGCACGCAAGCTGATTGGCTCGCTGGCCGAGCCGCTGCGCCGTGGTGACACCACCCTGAAGGTCGGTGCCAGCGTCGGCATCGCCATGCTGGGTGAATCACAGACCGATTTCGATTCGCTGCTGCGCGCCGCCGATGCGGCCATGTACGCGGCCAAGGAAGCCGGGCGCAACACCTATCAGTACTACAGCCAGGACGCGCTGGCCCGCATCCAGCGCCGCCTGGAGATCGAACACGGCCTGCACGGCGCGATCGAGCGCGAAGAGTTCAGCCTGGCCTACCAGCCGCTGCTGCACGCACACAACGGCGAACCGCCGGCAATAGAAGCGCTGCTGCGCTGGCACCGCCCCGGCATCGGCTACTGCAGCCCGGCCGAGTTCATTCCCATCGCGGAAAAGTGCGGCGAAATCGTCCGCATCGGCGATTGGGTGCTGAACGAGGCCTGCCGCCAGGCCGCGGCGTGGGACCGTGCGGGTCTGTGCTTCGAACGCGTGGCGGTGAATGTATCGGCCGTGCAGTTGCGCGACCGCGGCTTTGCCGAGCGCGTGATCGAGATCTGCCACGCCCACGGCTGGCCGCCGCAGCGGCTGGAACTGGAACTGACCGAGTCGGCGCTGATCCGTGACACCGACATCCTGCGCCACTGCTTCGACGTGCTGGAACGGCATGGCGTACCGCTGGCGGTGGATGATTTTGGCACCGGCTTTTCCAATCTGAACTATCTCAATCGCTTCCCGGTGGGACGGCTGAAGATCGACCGCAGCTTCGTGCAGGGCATGCTGCACGACTCGGGTACGGCCGAAGTGACCCAGGCCATCGTGCACCTGGGCCACGCGCTGGGCATGAAGGTGGTGGCCGAAGGCGTGGAAACGCACCAGGAAGAAGACATGCTGCGCCGCCAGGGCTGCGACGAGATCCAGGGCTACCTGTACTCACGCCCGCTCAGCCCGCGCGATCTGGCCCAATGGCTGCGCCAGCAGCACGCCGGCAGCGAAGTCGCCCTGGCCCGCTGA
- the hflD gene encoding high frequency lysogenization protein HflD: MSFTVDDRVLALAGIAQALQQVRRIADTGHSDASAVRTAVDSVFRIDAGSPQDVFGDRHALKSGLRLLHNYFRNQGQDPVLPKLALSVLQLERRFVQDGATVNKVASGIERAQQQAAELGDSGHPDVLANLGGLYADTISHLKPRVMVQGNPHYLAQAGVVAEIRALLLAAVRAAVLWRQVGGSYWDFLIGRKAMIEAVDRLLA, from the coding sequence ATGAGTTTCACTGTCGACGACCGCGTACTGGCCCTGGCCGGCATTGCCCAGGCCCTGCAGCAGGTCCGCCGTATCGCCGATACCGGCCATTCCGATGCCTCTGCCGTGCGTACCGCGGTGGACAGTGTGTTCCGCATCGATGCCGGCTCGCCGCAGGACGTCTTTGGTGACCGCCATGCGCTGAAGAGTGGCCTGCGCCTGCTGCACAACTACTTCCGCAACCAAGGCCAGGACCCGGTGCTGCCCAAACTGGCCCTGTCGGTGCTTCAGCTGGAGCGCCGCTTCGTGCAGGACGGGGCCACCGTGAACAAGGTGGCCTCGGGCATCGAGCGTGCCCAGCAGCAGGCCGCCGAGCTGGGCGACAGCGGCCACCCGGACGTGCTGGCCAACCTGGGCGGCCTGTACGCCGACACCATCAGCCACCTGAAGCCGCGGGTGATGGTGCAGGGCAACCCGCATTACCTGGCCCAGGCCGGGGTGGTGGCCGAGATCCGCGCCCTGCTGCTGGCCGCCGTGCGCGCCGCGGTGCTGTGGCGGCAGGTGGGCGGCAGCTACTGGGACTTCCTGATCGGGCGCAAGGCCATGATCGAAGCGGTGGACCGCCTGCTGGCCTGA
- a CDS encoding NUDIX hydrolase, with the protein MRWAPHATVATVVVDGGRVLLVEETIEGRAVLNQPAGHLEPGESLAQAALRETREETGWTVALTDFIGCYQWTAGDGTVFLRFCYAARPLSHDPAQPLDTGIDRALWMTPDELQAAGERLRSPLVWRVLADYLAGQRHPLHLVQEVA; encoded by the coding sequence ATGCGCTGGGCACCCCACGCCACCGTCGCCACCGTGGTGGTCGATGGCGGCCGCGTGCTGCTGGTGGAAGAAACCATCGAGGGCCGCGCCGTGCTGAACCAGCCGGCGGGCCACTTGGAGCCGGGCGAGAGCCTGGCCCAGGCGGCGCTGCGTGAAACCCGGGAAGAAACCGGCTGGACCGTGGCGCTGACCGATTTCATCGGCTGCTACCAGTGGACCGCCGGCGACGGCACCGTGTTCCTGCGGTTCTGCTATGCCGCCCGCCCGCTCAGCCATGACCCGGCGCAACCGCTGGATACCGGCATAGACCGCGCGCTGTGGATGACCCCCGATGAGCTGCAGGCCGCCGGCGAGCGCCTGCGCAGCCCGCTGGTCTGGCGCGTGCTGGCCGACTACCTGGCCGGCCAGCGCCACCCGCTGCACCTGGTGCAGGAGGTCGCATGA
- the clpS gene encoding ATP-dependent Clp protease adapter ClpS produces the protein MPRESSPDSHHEHGLAVEPARPEVAPPPFYQVMLLNDDYTPMDFVVDVLQQFFTMDLDKATQVMLHVHTRGRGVCGVFTREVAETKVAQVNEYSRMNQHPLLCTMEKA, from the coding sequence ATGCCCCGCGAGTCTTCCCCCGATTCCCACCACGAGCACGGCCTTGCCGTGGAGCCCGCGCGCCCGGAAGTGGCGCCGCCGCCGTTCTACCAGGTCATGCTGCTCAACGACGACTACACCCCGATGGATTTCGTGGTGGATGTACTGCAGCAGTTCTTCACCATGGACCTGGACAAGGCCACCCAGGTGATGCTGCACGTCCACACCCGCGGCCGCGGCGTCTGCGGGGTGTTCACTCGCGAAGTGGCCGAGACCAAGGTGGCCCAGGTCAACGAGTACTCGCGCATGAACCAGCACCCGCTGCTGTGCACGATGGAAAAGGCCTGA